The sequence TAGCAAAGGGTCATCCCTTTTTAAAGGTCACCAATAAAACAAGTTTACTCACCAATAGATGGTTGTGTCTCTACAATTGTAATAGGGATGGGGTGCATCTCTCCCAGCAGAATCTGATGCACTTCTCCTGCCACTGCTGTGGCATCTTCCACTCTCACTAGTTGTCCCATGCTGACCAAGTTGTGACCAGGAGAAGGTAAGGTTGTGACAGAAGACACAGGTGAGTCCTCATCTGGTTGGCTTTGCATGTGACTAAACACTACAGGTTGACTGCTTCCGCCAGGGTTCAAAAGACAACCAGAGCCTAAGGCTGGAGGATTCACTGTTATCAGGGCAGTTGTCCCCTCAGGAGTTGTAAATGACGAGGCTGGCTGGTTGACTGCTATTAGAGCTGTGGTACCTTCAGGAGATGTAAACGTTGAAGCTGGTTGGTTTACAGTTATGAGAGCAGGTGTCCCATCAGCAGATGCAAACTGTGGCTGCAGTTGGAGCCCCTTTAAAATAGAGAAATTTCATTTAATGTATGATATCAGTCTGCAAACCCGAAGAGGGTCTGGTTAGTGGTAACATCTTCCCATGATTGCAGAGAAGATAACCACAAACAATGTAAACTGCTTTGGCAAGAAGTAGAAATGTATTATCCGCACagcattaaaaattatataaataatttttgcattaaaaaaggaaaacatacaCATAGAAATAATGCTAATCTTatgactatataaatataaatacaagctGCGTGGATATGTAGCAAATATAGGTAAGTGCAAGGGGTTGTGTTTAGGTACAGCTTAATGAGCGTCAGTGTTCCCTAAATGTCCTTTCTATAGATTTCTATGGGCTCTTTTTACctataaaaacatgtattcctacctTTAGGGTCAATGTTCTAATTTATCAAGCTTTATCATTGAGCTGACATCGCTATACCTCTTGTAAGCAACAGCAAGGAATTTAAATGATGTAACTATAGAAAAATGAAAATTCTCGATAGGGGGCAAGTGGTACGGAAGTGGCTTGTTGTATCTGCGGATATTGATATAGTTCTATTTCTGTGTGAGTTCTTatatattttggcttctgcgcaagccttcaagTTGTATTATTCTTCTAttgcctatcgtgtgcaaaaataaagaattttaaaaagaaaagaaaaacatgtattcctaacactatagtgttcaaacAATTTAGATCCCCTGCCCCACTGTGATCATTTTGAAAAGGTTTAAAACGTacaccttttctcccatgccacGCTGGTCTCGCCGTGGCTGGCCCCACATCCATGGCttggatctcagccaatcaaaaatGTTTTCCTATAGAAACGCATTGGAAGGCTATGGAAAGCAAAACGCAGCACTGCGCTTATCAGCATTTCTTCatcgagatgcattgaatcaatgaatctctatggagAACGTTCTGCATCTCCATGCAGGGTGTGAAGTTGCagaacggcagtgctgcacactgagcaGCACTGACATAGGAaggccctctagtggccgtctgagtgactgcaactagaggtgtaactggcagcattgtaaacactgccttttctctgaaaaggcagcagagACAGGCGATAGACACCAGAACcgctacactaagctgtagtggttctggtgcacgGAAACTGACAGTGAcaatagtctttttttttaatttatttgaaggggataaaaaaaaaaagtatgactaCATCTGTATTCACATGATTATccctagaaaaaaataaaaaaacattttttaagacaCCAACCTGCAGTTGTGCGAAGATTTTAGGCTGAATCGAGGTAAGCGATGAGATCAGCTGAGTGGTGTCAGTACCAGTATGTTCTGTGGTCAGATTTTCCACTTTATTTAAGGATTCTTTTTGTGACATCAAACATAGACAATATATTGGTTATGGCAACAGTGGTTGGCAAATCTACAATATTTCATTATCAGCAATTGTTTGTTAtgcatttaaccctttaaggacacatgacatgtgtgacatgtcataattccattttattccagaagtttggtccttaaggggttaaacggcaaAGGGCCACTCCAGACTCATAAAGCATGTCAGCttgtatgtgtgaagagtgttctCAAATGATTTGGCCCCAAAGTCTGGGTTCCAGCACCAGGTCCCTCTGCCTTCGGTTTGCTGAAAAGCTTAAAAATGGAAGATAATGGCTGCCACAGGCAGGGGCAATAACTAGGGCAATAAGTATTTAAAATTGCATTTACTACACAAGTACTTAACCAGGAAGGATACGTTTAGCTttcacagcttgttgatccaaggagagatctgactgccattctggggtagagaaggaattgtttcctagttAGTTGCAAAATAGGAAAGCGTTTCAAACTGGGtttattgccttcttttggatcaacagcaaaaacatcccttttcccctccccaaacgctctctgtctctttttcaccATCCTACTCGTTCTCCATTCTACTTCCTCTCTTTCTAAGGGGTTAGACGTATGCTTCCTTGGCAAATAAGTTATAAAATGATAGCTCCTTTACGGATTGTGGTATATCATCCCATTGCTAAAACAGAAGGTGTGATATTCCAGAACAAGCATACTTCATATTTTTGAGCTTTTTGTGAAAATAACTTTTTCAATaaagattgttttaaaaaaaaaaaaaaaaactgaaaaaacatcAATATTTGGacagcattcattggctgagagttccAATCGACATCCACAGCCAGTGAATACTGTTCAAGCTTGGTTTACTTTGTCATTGAAATGAATCAATGTTAATGTGGCAGTGTCATTTCAGCAATGTTATTACAGGCTGAGTGGAAGGCTGGGCCACAGGCGCCTGGAGGACCCTCAGTTTGTATCGTATCACTCAAGTTTGACACAAAAATGGGTTAAGAACTAGTGACAGCAGCACCCTTCCCTGAATTTTATGCTCTGAGTTATTGGTTTGACAGTGTTCATGAATCTCTCCACCTCTACAATTTGAGGGAAGTTAATTGGCATCAAGACGATTGCTTGCCTTCGAAAAGGATGCTACATGTATTGCCATAGCTTTGTTATGTacttcttgtcttgttttatttctgtataaAACCTGTTTCAAAACTAAATAaagactgtttaaaaaaatgggGTATGGTGGCACCATATTCACTACAAACATGCAATAATGAACACGGTGCTAGAGTGAACCTTTCTAAcctattgttttaatatttttttgttgtatttttggaCAGGGATTTTGTTAAGCTCACCTTCTTCAACTGGGGATTCAAACGTAACTGTAACCATTTCATTGAGAACATTTTCATTTTCTGTGGCCCACTgaagcttaaaaaaacaaacaaacaaacaaacaaacaaacaacaaaagctGTGAATATCTGAAAATCATGATCACAATGCATGTATCAGTTCCCCCTTCCAACATAAAATTATCTGATATAAACCCAatgctagggatcgaccgatattgattttttagagccgataccgataccgataagctgtgaactttcaggccgatagccgataacttgccggtattctgtacatttaccattttgaaaaataaactattctaacggtaaatgcacaaaatatacatgccttatgtagtggatgaagtgtatttagacaggggagctgtgtgtgtagtggatgcagtgtgtatttgtgtagtgtgtatagtgaatgcagtgagtgtttgtgtagtgtgtatatatagtgtatgcagagtgtatagtgaatgcagggagtgtgtgtagtgtgcatttatagtgaatgcagagtgtgtgtatagtgaatgcagagtgtgtgtttgtgtagtgtgtgcatagtgaatgcagagtgtgtgtttgtgtagtgtgtgcatagtgaatgcagagtgtgtgtttgtgtagtgtgtgtatagtgaatgcagagtgtgtgtttgtgtagtgtgtgtatagtgaatgcagagtgtgtgtttgtgtagtgtgtgtatagtgaatgcagagtgtgtgtttgtgtagtgtgtgtgtatagtgaatgcagagtgtgtgtttgtgtagtgtgtgtatagtgaatgcagagtgtgtgtgtagtgtgtgtatagtgaatgcagagtgtgtgtttgtgtagtgtgtatagtgaatgcagagtgtgtgtttgtgtagtgtgtatagtgaatgcagagtgtgtgtttgtgtagtgtgtatagtgaatgcagagtgtgtgttgtgtatagtgaatgcagagtgtgtgtttgtgtagtgtgtatagtgaatgcagagtgtgtgtttgtgtagtgtgtatagtgaatgcagtgtgtgtagtgtgggtaaagtgaatgcagtgtgtgtagtgtgggtaaagtgaatgcagtgtgtgtagtgtgggtaaagtgaaggcagtgtatgtgtgtttgtgtagtgtgtgtatataatgcagtgtgtgtgtttgtgtagtgtgtatataatgcagtgtgtgtgtttgtacgtaatgcagtgtgtgtgtgtgtatgtaatgcagtgtgtgtgtgtgtgtatgtaatgcagtgtgtgtgtttgtgtagtgtgtatgtatgtaatgcagtgtgtttgagtagtgtgtatgtatgtaatgcagtgtgtttgtgtagtgtgtatgtaatgcagtgtgtatgtgtagtgtgtatgtatgtaatgcagtgtgtatgtgtgtttgtgtgtgtatgtaatgcagtgtgtgtgtgtgtttgtgtagtgtgtatgtatgtaatgcagtgtgtatgtgtgtttttgtagtgtgtatgtatgtaatgcagtgtgtgtgtgtgtttgtgtagtgatgtaatttgtgtaaaattggggggggggatttttttatgttaatgttaatattttttaatatttaaattgtgtgttttctttttttcttttagtcccccctccctgcttcttaccagggaggggggatatagtattccctggtggtccggtggcttgttaagtcctgggggggccggcagcaagcgctgacttaccttgccagcagctcctgcagctcccctgtgtaaatctcgcggcccttagtgccgcgcggagcgttgccgtggtaacccgtggcaatgctctgcggccgcgggtctcgcgagatttagacaggggagctgcaggagctgctggcaaggtaagtcagcgcttgctgccgccccccccaggaccgggcttaatgagcctggcggtcctaggagatattatcggccgataccgatattgccgaaaatcccgaatatcggccgattatatcggtaaaaccgataatcggtcgatccctacccaATGCCCCTTAAAATATTTGAATGTCAGTATAATAAAACATCCTGTTAAATAGATTTTGCAGTATGATTTAGAAATGTAGAAAAATAGagtgtgacagcagataagaaccgtttggctcatctagtctgaccaattttctaaatacattcattagtctctggccttatcttaaaggaacactataggatcaggaacacaaacatgaatactATAGtcctaaacccaccatttaggtggcttgccccccacttaaaaataattaaaactcaccttatttcaggTGCTGTACGGGTACGCCggcactggccccgcccccttagtgaCATtccccatggggaaagcattggattggctaaaatcggcaagggggctgggccaaatgcagttttggcAAATGAGCACCtcatcatagaaatgcattgaatcatttCTCTTAAGTTTTGTTTGAAGCAATTAAAGGCACACTgaagtcacccagactacttcatcccaatgtccttttaaccctgtaaagtaaaacactgcagttttttagaagctgcaatgtttaaattgcaaggTTATGTGCACCTCTTTCTGGCAACCACTAGAGCCATTTCTGCTGCACTGAACGTGTAAAAGTAACGCCCCTATTGGAAAGCATAGGAATGAGCATGAGGAGCATTGAATTGGACCATCGTGGAGGAGACCATGCCTCCTTGATGTCGCAGGAGGCGGAGAGGTGAGCAGCGCCAAGGAAACATCAGCGTTAGAAAAAGGTCAGTATTATTTTTATGGCAAGCAGTGGTGGTCACTAGGGACAGGAGCACGGTATCGTTAAGAATACAGTTTTAAGtttttattcctaatgctataatgttcctttaacagtcATTCCCTTTTCTTCTGGTAGTTGAGGTTGGATCATaatcaaatttttttatttatttttttacatactcTCTTGCCCATCATTTGGCATTCATTTAAAGACACTAAAACAAAATCAAGATATATTTCAACATGCACCACACTTACTGTTCCTGGGTTGCCTTCTGCATCATAGATGAGTTCCTCATTTCCTAGGGACTTCTGTGCCTCGTGAATGTGATTCTTTAGGTCAACCACTGTTGGAAAGTAGGAAAGATTATGGCGTTCAGGGATGTCATCTGGTTTGAAAAGCTCTCTTTCCACAAATTTTCTGATGAGGAAATAAAATATCAGTTATTGAAACAGTGCTGTATATAAATGGCAGGTTATACTTCTAAATGCTGTACCCGGTTGATATCTAAATTAAAAACGTATGATGAGTCAATGATGTCAATAGTATGATACGATACCCAGGGCTAGTCTCTAGTATAATTGTCTAATATAAAAATAGCATGTTGCTATAATATATTGGGATTGTTGGTTTTGATAACTTGCCAATGGTATCAAAGCCTCAAGGTACACTTATTAACATGTTCACTATGTAGGACAGATGAAAAATCCATGCAAACCAAAAAAATCTGTTTTCTGGGTTTTGCTTATCCCTGCAAGGTCCCAGTGAATGTAATAAAACATTTTGCAGCAGACTTCTGTTGCATACTAGTGTTGACCTTTAACATAAAGGGATATTCTAAGAACCAAAACAAATTTGGCTTAACAAAGCAGCTGTGGTATGTTCTTGCAGTCGCACTGCTCACATTTTCTCATTAAGGACTTCAAacacttttgtttatgcagcgcTCTCTGCAacctccattttttttcaaattttcactttgatcttacagcacagtgtgtttactttagacatTCGTATCTTCTGCTGAActataatcacacacaagaggatcCTACAAGCTCTAGCAGGCTGTTCAAAGTggaggagataataaattctaaatgaaacacactgtgcaataaatgaAGTTTCAAAATTAGATCTTTTCAGGATGCCAAATGGTCCTGAATACCACTTCCATAGACACTAGAAATTTGAAAACAGCAGGGGCCCGTTCagcttaatttgtttttaattcagtCAGTAGAGAATATAATGACCCCCGAAGGAATTTTAAAAGCTGAAACAAAAGGAGTtggccaatttaaaaaaaaaaacgtaaatatgGTGCTTAATGACTAGACCCCTAGCCTTTAATAAATAGACAAAAATACAAGAACATTTGTATTTGATTCACAAGAATCATGATATCATTCAGTATTTTTGTGGAAATTAATTTCACTATTTCAAAAACTAGTGGTAACAGAATTTAAAGTTTTACATGGTTATTTACAGGGAactatttcaaattcaaggttatAGCAGCCAATCTGAAAACATTCTCTAAGCCGGCTATGCATCCAGTTTTTCTGCTTTGGCCTTAACTTTGaattttcagtttagtgaataaccctgttcgtgtagtgtgacaaatgctccttcccatgtacgtttgccacggactcctgcTCACCGACTATGGTCAAGGTCTGGGAAACTGTTTAGGACAGTTCCCTGCCCAGCCACCATTAGTAGCTtaccctgggtgcccctggttcgtcAATTTCCCTACATGCGGatggaaccgaacgctagctctctggtggccgttcgcatgaaccaaacccacaaatGGTCCCCAGCGGTACTTAGCTGCAACTGCTACGGAACaaatttcggcatgaggacttcgtgggttcccggtcacttcagcgggacttagccgcgaatgtcaTGGAACGGTTTTCGTCATTAGGTGACCGTGCAGTTCCCGAACAATTTGGTTAGTGGTTTTAAACCACttgaaatccgccaggagagTGCTAGTGGAGGGACGGTGCctaagactaaggggaacaaaagcTACCTAAAAGCCAGGAGGAGCACCCCGTATTGCGCctacaggagctcccgaaagttgactggAAAAAGCAATGccttggaactattttgggcataagaCTTGTGCGGCCGGTCGgcagtggcgtttcccctacactgcatggatctgagcgctatttggagatcTTGGGCGCTCAAATCAGggctatttaaatatgtattatttgtagggttattttatgtttttattatgttttggggtacttttatgtgcTTGTGTTttgctctctgttcctgggaaatTATTAGCTTACCGGTgtttaatgcaattatctcccaggcccagagattgcTGGGAGGGACTTGTGCTGAATACAATGGAGACACCATGCTGGGGTCCGTGCACAAAAGGCTGAGTTTgggtcattaaaatcagttgtactcctagaactatgtgttgtctcgttactgggaggggaaggacTATTCACtactcagcaccttgttccagctcgtggaggattcagcggggaaagtctttgtaaggactacagctcccaggactgtgtgtcgtccagtccctgggaggaaatagagctagtcccctatcctgttccaggacagAGAGAGTCCAAAAGGACTCCAGTCAAGCCACCGCGACTGGTGCAGAAGCCCTGACGTTTTCCCTGGTTCGAGCTAGGAAGCGTTCCtaggcggaggtacccagctggggtacagggtGCTCCGATACATGTAGTATTTTACTATTACATACAACTATTTTACAGAAACACTTTAGAAGGCAACCCTGGAGTTTAGACTTTATGGATTCACCTGGTTTATTATACTTTTTCATTAAAATAACGTTTTGGTTTTGTGATATTTACCGTAACTGTTTTCTGACTGAATAAACTTCATAAATCCCACTGGCTACCAGCTCCCGTATCTTTTCAGCCACACGGGAATGCAGTCTAGAGGGTTGAACAGAGTTTTCCTCGCACAGAAAATCCTCCTCTTCCTCTGCAGGATTTTGAAAAGAGTTTGGAGATGGAGAAAAACAACCTGTCTCTAGGTGATGATACTCATGGGCATCCTGGTCAGGTAACTGCACATACCATCTAGGGAAGAGTACACAAAATTGGAGAGAGATTTACATGAGCATTAAGGTCAGTAATGCAATCCCCATACCAGATTGAATAGTAAATAGCAAGTGGAAAGAAACTGCTGTCATAAGAAGTTCTGACATTTAGAGAAGAGGGTGATGATCGGCAGAAGAAAATTAGTTGTTTCTGGTCTTTTTTTGTGGTATGTTCACGCAATCAAAACAGAGTATGTAGAGCTATGTTCTTGAAATCTTTTCTTGAGACCCACCCTGCTAGAACAGGTGAGTtagccaaagttttttttttgttgagacACAAATAAGAAGATCTGCAAATTCTGACCTGAAGACAAGTTAAATGTGTGATTCTGAAGTTCTGATAATGCTTGTAAAGTTTGGCAGCAAATAAAGAATTATACAATTATCAGAGCTATCAAggtattatgtattatgtattatgaaTGCTGGCCAAAATACTAATATCAGTGTAGATAATCTATttctaattaatataatttggaagagcttaaaattacttaattgtgTAATCTATTGTGTCTAATATTGGAATATCAATTCTCctgtatacaaaaaaaattaaataaatgaaattaaaaaaaaacgtgcTTCCAAGTGAAGGCCAGTTTCTCCATGCAGATCCATCCTCTCATAAgtatgctgctggaggtggagttacagctCTGGCAACAATGTGCTTTAACACTGTAGTGcttagaataaccctttaaagggacactctatgtaCCAAAACAACTTCCACTTaaggaagtagttttggtgtatatatatatatatatatatatacacacacacttctgtAGGCTCACTGCTCCATTAtctgtcactttgtttatgcagccatagttacacctctcctggctgagaCTCACAGTCTCCCTATAtacttttagaaaataaaaataaaaaactaacttGTTTTAGCTTCTATTATTGCACAGGGTGTTTAATTCATTGTGTGCTCTGTTAATACCccgcaacagcctccagtgattaaagggacactactggtaccaaaacaactttagcttaataaagtttTGGTTGAAAGAtgatgcccctgcaatctcactgctcagttatctgccaattaagagttaaatcactttgtttctacaGCCGTAGTCACACCTACCTGtatgtaacttgcacagcctttccaaacacttcctgtaaagagagctctaatgtttaaacttcctttattgtacagtctTACAATGGGTGATTAAAGTATAATCTACATTGCAGGAGATATAAGCTTCTAAAACAAAAttaacatctaattgaaaatgatctatacacacaaactgcgtcaccaagctaaagttgttttggtgcctataatgtctctttaaagtaaacgagtaaacacactgtgctgtaaaatctgattgaaaattaagctATTTGTTTTCATGGAGGCTGTATAGTTCATAACTAgtggaagtgtggctagggctgtacaaatagaaacaaaaatgatttaactgtaACTGTGAGATTGCAGCGACATGATCTGTACACTGAAACGGTGTTAGTGCTTAGAGTGTGCGTTTAACATACCACATAcatcttaaaaggacactttaagcaccataacaactacaatgtAATGCCCTGGTAATGGTAAAGTTATTGTTGTCCCTGTTCTGGCAAAATATTTTCAGTTTGCAAAATCTGGGGCTCCACTAGCACCAAAAGATCGGTCACTCTGCTGCTACAGAGATAatgatactttttattttaatcataCAAATCCACACAGGGATGGTGCCTAAAATGGtttcacagaaataaaaaaaaatttaaaaaaaagtggacAGAGGCCACCCAATAACTCTTGCATGAGAATCATTGCAAtaagctgtagaggttatggAGTTTAAAGTGGTCTTTTAATTACACATCTGTCACCTAACTTTAGTTTTCTAATGTTCATAGCTAGCCTGTCTGCATCTACCAAAAATTGTCCAGTTTGTGCTTACACCGTGGACAGTACTAAGCCAAAAGTTATACATTTATCACAGGAAACTGaatctagaaaaagtgcagaggcagggtacaaaactaataaaatgaatggaacatttcagctatgaagaaaggttaacaaatttaaacctctttagtttagaaaaacgtcgcctaagaggggatatgataatattatacaaatatatccggggccaatacaaaccattgtgtggaaatctattcacaaaccggactttacatacaACATGAGgtaatttagactggaagaaagaagatttcatctaaggcaaaggaaattttttactgtaagaacaatcaagatgtggaattctcttcctgaagaagtggttttatcagaatccatacagatgttcaaacagcaactagatgcatacttgcaaaaacagaatattcaaggatataatttttcaatgtaggccAATAGCTTCTAGATCCAACGATTattctgactgtcattctggggtcaagaaggattttttacctagtttgttgcaaaattggaagtgcttcaaactgggtttttttgccttcttttggatcaacagcaaaaaacaaatgtgaggaaggctgaacttgatggacacaggtctcttttcagctatgtaactatgtaatccatGATGCCTAGTGTATTTTAACTCTAATGGAAAAGCAAATGCCTTCTTGCTTTACCTTAAAACTCCTTCGGTTTCTTTCATGTCCTTCTTTAACAGGTTAAAAGCCTTTTCCTGCTCCATCCTAATCAGCTTTTTGTCAATTTTTGGATCAGTGGGAACTCTGTAATTAGGAAATTTCTtcaccttttttatatatattctggaaAGAGAGATAAGAAAGCACAGGATTGCTTAATAATTGtcagcaatttatcatttaatttAAGAATCTCCCTGGTTTAAATTTGTAATATAAGTAATCGAAATTAAagttttgaataaaaaaatatgtgcatGCAGTACATTATACAAAATAATACCATCGAGGTGGCCTACTAGAATATGTCCAACGTGTTCCGTGAAGCTC is a genomic window of Pelobates fuscus isolate aPelFus1 chromosome 8, aPelFus1.pri, whole genome shotgun sequence containing:
- the CARF gene encoding calcium-responsive transcription factor isoform X3 — its product is MEMDSTEVVTDALPCSTDLLITCNNTEVHSATQNLDLQVSLCPDTTNQQLSALTEQYHFIDQHGNSIHYEIQALPGNSQQMMILTSESENGQVFHVIPSSQSGTAQLIIPHGQIQDSPNPTEQSSDNLQPAADTAVPVNAGNLIIHTNSSLALSRSPSNRSPVDQFQKPLQPLPPNIPLWARRLRGCERIGDSYRGYCLSEAELMSVLGLHKQQTQSVWGTRQSPSPAKPSARLMWKSQYVPYDGIPFVNAGSRAIVMECQYGPRRKGIQPKKTGENESTSSQKYKATCPARIYIKKVKKFPNYRVPTDPKIDKKLIRMEQEKAFNLLKKDMKETEGVLRWYVQLPDQDAHEYHHLETGCFSPSPNSFQNPAEEEEDFLCEENSVQPSRLHSRVAEKIRELVASGIYEVYSVRKQLRKFVERELFKPDDIPERHNLSYFPTVVDLKNHIHEAQKSLGNEELIYDAEGNPGTLQWATENENVLNEMVTVTFESPVEEESLNKVENLTTEHTGTDTTQLISSLTSIQPKIFAQLQGLQLQPQFASADGTPALITVNQPASTFTSPEGTTALIAVNQPASSFTTPEGTTALITVNPPALGSGCLLNPGGSSQPVVFSHMQSQPDEDSPVSSVTTLPSPGHNLVSMGQLVRVEDATAVAGEVHQILLGEMHPIPITIVETQPSIVDVNSANAFFTKHIEEVKEETLEEQLSAIEEQTTECQDPA
- the CARF gene encoding calcium-responsive transcription factor isoform X1 gives rise to the protein MEMDSTEVVTDALPCSTDLLITCNNTEVHSATQNLDLQVSLCPDTTNQQLSALTEQYHFIDQHGNSIHYEIQALPGNSQQMMILTSESENGQVFHVIPSSQSGTAQLIIPHGQIQDSPNPTEQSSDNLQPAADTAVPVNAGNLIIHTNSSLALSRSPSNRSPVDQFQKPLQPLPPNIPLWARRLRGCERIGDSYRGYCLSEAELMSVLGLHKQQTQSVWGTRQSPSPAKPSARLMWKSQYVPYDGIPFVNAGSRAIVMECQYGPRRKGIQPKKTGENESTSSQKYKATCPARIYIKKVKKFPNYRVPTDPKIDKKLIRMEQEKAFNLLKKDMKETEGVLRWYVQLPDQDAHEYHHLETGCFSPSPNSFQNPAEEEEDFLCEENSVQPSRLHSRVAEKIRELVASGIYEVYSVRKQLRKFVERELFKPDDIPERHNLSYFPTVVDLKNHIHEAQKSLGNEELIYDAEGNPGTLQWATENENVLNEMVTVTFESPVEEGNNSFSTPEWQSDLSLDQQAVKAKQSLNKVENLTTEHTGTDTTQLISSLTSIQPKIFAQLQGLQLQPQFASADGTPALITVNQPASTFTSPEGTTALIAVNQPASSFTTPEGTTALITVNPPALGSGCLLNPGGSSQPVVFSHMQSQPDEDSPVSSVTTLPSPGHNLVSMGQLVRVEDATAVAGEVHQILLGEMHPIPITIVETQPSIVDVNSANAFFTKHIEEVKEETLEEQLSAIEEQTTECQDPA
- the CARF gene encoding calcium-responsive transcription factor isoform X2 → MEMDSTEVVTDALPCSTDLLITCNNTEVHSATQNLDLQVSLCPDTTNQQLSALTEQYHFIDQHGNSIHYEIQALPGNSQQMMILTSESENGQVFHVIPSSQSGTAQLIIPHGQIQDSPNPTEQSSDNLQPAADTAVPVNAGNLIIHTNSSLALSRSPSNRSPVDQFQKPLQPLPPNIPLWARRLRGCERIGDSYRGYCLSEAELMSVLGLHKQQTQSVWGTRQSPSPAKPSARLMWKSQYVPYDGIPFVNAGSRAIVMECQYGPRRKGIQPKKTGENESTSSQKYKATCPARIYIKKVKKFPNYRVPTDPKIDKKLIRMEQEKAFNLLKKDMKETEGVLRWYVQLPDQDAHEYHHLETGCFSPSPNSFQNPAEEEEDFLCEENSVQPSRLHSRVAEKIRELVASGIYEVYSVRKQLRKFVERELFKPDDIPERHNLSYFPTVVDLKNHIHEAQKSLGNEELIYDAEGNPGTLQWATENENVLNEMVTVTFESPVEEGNNSFSTPEWQSDLSLDQQAVKAKQHTGTDTTQLISSLTSIQPKIFAQLQGLQLQPQFASADGTPALITVNQPASTFTSPEGTTALIAVNQPASSFTTPEGTTALITVNPPALGSGCLLNPGGSSQPVVFSHMQSQPDEDSPVSSVTTLPSPGHNLVSMGQLVRVEDATAVAGEVHQILLGEMHPIPITIVETQPSIVDVNSANAFFTKHIEEVKEETLEEQLSAIEEQTTECQDPA